The following coding sequences are from one Capsicum annuum cultivar UCD-10X-F1 chromosome 3, UCD10Xv1.1, whole genome shotgun sequence window:
- the LOC107865453 gene encoding uncharacterized protein LOC107865453 translates to MEQRRRDEERDQDMAYLKTQMDLLIKHLLSEDEVIVDKPKESNPVESEKLDSSADDSEKENEKEEEVVLMTIPRPPPPFPQQLNKKVDDTKFEKGQQWAGGQSPPFNAVSIRFLVQKKAVPGAFTIPRKVGSLDVAKALCDLGANVNLMPLAVYKKLDLEALAHTNMRLVMVDRLIKWPIGILQDVLMKVAD, encoded by the exons ATGGAGCAGCgcagaagggatgaggagcgagacCAGGACATGGCCTActtaaagacacagatggacttgctgatcAAGCACTTGCTGTCAG AAGATGAGGTAATTGTTGATAAACCCAAAGAAagtaatccagtggagtctgagaagctggatagttctgcTGATGATTCAGAGAAGGAAAatgagaaggaagaggaagtggtgttaaTGACTATCCCTAGACCACCACCCCCCTTTCCTCAACAATTGAATAAAAAGGTCGATGATACAAAATTCG agaaaggtCAGCAGTGGGCAGGTGGACAATCTCCACCATTCAACGCGGTTTCCATACGATTCTTAGTGCAAAAGAAGGCTGTCCCAGGAGCGTTCACTATTCCGCGCAAAGTTGGGTCTCTGGATGTTGcaaaggcattatgtgatttgggtgccaACGTGAATCTGATGCCACTGGCTGTATATAAGAAGCTCGATTTAGAAGCTCTGGCACACACTAACATGCGATTGGTAATGGTAGATAGGTTGATAAAATGGCCTATTGGAATTTTGCAGGATGTGTTGATGAAAGTAGCAGATTAG